In Penicillium oxalicum strain HP7-1 chromosome I, whole genome shotgun sequence, a single window of DNA contains:
- a CDS encoding Calnexin, producing the protein MRFNTAVTALATSATLMGYAHAEEVEVKPDSTTAIEKPTFTPTTLKAPFLEQFTDDWESRWKPSHAKKDDPKSDEDWAFVGEWAVEEPTVFKGIEGDKGLVVKNVAAHHAISAKFPKKIENKGKTLVVQYEVKPQNSLVCGGAYLKLLQENKKLHQEEFSNATPYVIMFGPDKCGATNKVHFIFRHKNPKTGEYEEKHLKTPPVARTSKVTSLYTLIVKPDQTFEILVNGESVKAGSLLEDFTPPVNPEKEIDDPKDKKPATWVDEAQIPDPEATKPEDWDEDAPYEIPDEDAEKPADWLEDEPTSIPDPEAEKPEDWDDEEDGDWLAPTVPNPKCSEVSGCGVWTPPLIKNPAYKGKWSAPMIDNPAYKGPWAPRKIPNPAYFEDKTPSNLEPMGAIGFEIWTMQNDILFDNIYIGHSVEEAEQLRKETFDVKFPIEEAEEEASKPKPEDAAPEGPTVSFKEDPVTFVRQKVDHFIGLAKEDPINAAKTVPEVAGGLAALLFTSILIIFGAIGSSTPAPAPKKGKAPAAGGKEKKNEATSSSADTGKGGATKRTTRSSAE; encoded by the exons ATGCGTTTCAATACCGCCGTCACGGCTCTGGCCACCTCGGCCACCCTCATGGGCTACGCTCATGCCGAGGAGGTTGAAGTCAAGCCCGATTCCACCACCGCGATCGAGAAGCCCACATTCACG CCCACCACCCTCAAGGCCCCCTTCCTGGAGCAGTTCACCGATGACTGGGAGTCCCGGTGGAAGCCCTCGCACGCCAAGAAGGACGACCCCAAGTCTGACGAGGACTGGGCCTTTGTAGGCGAGTGGGCGGTCGAGGAGCCCACCGTCTTCAAGGGAATCGAGGGTGACAAGGGCTTGGTGGTCAAGAACGTTGCCGCCCATCACGCCATTTCGGCCAAGTTCCccaagaagatcgagaacaAGGGCAAGACTCTGGTGGTCCAGTACGAGGTTAAGCCGCAAAACTCATTGGTGTGCGGTGGTGCCTACCTCAAGCTTCTTCAGGAAAACAAGAAGCTTCACCAGGAGGAATTCTCCAATGCCACTCCCTACGTGATCATGTTCGGTCCCGACAAGTGCGGTGCTACCAACAAG GTTCACTTCATCTTCCGTCACAAGAACCCCAAGACCGGCGAGTACGAAGAGAAGCACCTCAAGACTCCCCCCGTCGCTCGCACCTCCAAGGTGACCTCCCTCTACACTTTGATCGTCAAGCCCGATCAGACTTTCGAGATTCTTGTCAACGGCGAGTCCGTCAAGGCCGGTAGCCTCCTGGAGGATTTCACTCCTCCCGTCAACcccgagaaggagattgacgaccccaaggacaagaagccTGCCACCTGGGTCGACGAGGCTCAGATCCCAGATCCCGAGGCTACCAAGCCCGAGGATTGGGATGAGGATGCTCCCTACGAGATCCCCGATGAGGATGCCGAGAAGCCTGCCGACTGGCTGGAGGACGAGCCCACTAGCATTCCCGAccccgaggccgagaagcccgaggactgggatgatgaggaggacggTGACTGGCTCGCGCCCACCGTTCCCAACCCCAAGTGTTCCGAAGTCTCTGGCTGCGGTGTCTGGACTCCTCCCTTGATCAAGAACCCCGCCTACAAGGGCAAGTGGTCCGCCCCCATGATCGACAACCCCGCCTACAAGGGCCCCTGGGCGCCTCGCAAGATCCCCAACCCTGCCTACTTTGAAGACAAGACTCCCTCCAACCTGGAGCCCATGGGTGCT ATCGGGTTTGAGATTTGGACCATGCAGAACGATATTCTCTTCGACAACATTTACATTGGTCACTCCGTGGAGGAAGCTGAGCAACTCCGCAAGGAGACCTTCGACGTCAAGTTCCCCATtgaggaggccgaggaggaggccaGCAAGCCCAAGCCCGAGGACGCTGCCCCCGAAGGTCCCACTGTGAGCTTCAAGGAGGACCCCGTGACCTTTGTCCGCCAGAAAGTCGACCACTTCATCGgcctggccaaggaggatcCCATCAACGCGGCCAAGACCGTCCCCGAGGTTGCTGGCGGACTTGCTGCCCTTCTCTTCACCTCCATCCTGATCATCTTTGGCGCGATCGGCTCCAGCACCCCAGCTCCGGCCCCCAAGAAGGGCAAGGCGCCTGCGGCCGGTGgtaaggagaagaagaacgaggcCACCAGCTCCTCTGCCGACACCGGCAAGGGCGGTGCCACCAAGCGCACCACCCGCTCCTCTGCGGAGTAA
- a CDS encoding Methylthioribulose-1-phosphate dehydratase: protein MASAQDQAVAPANNNDYLVQSDDPEHPANLIPELCRKFYNWGWVTGTGGGTSIRHGDHIFIAPSGVQKELMKSENIFVLQWPTKKYPAEERNYIRRPLKLNPSACTPLFLTAFEHGAGCCIHTHSQWAVLVTLLVEREKGPDACFEISTIEQIKGIPRGKGKGMLGYHDTLRIPIIENTAFEEDLTSGLEAAMNKYPDTYAVLVRRHGIYVWGDNVAKAKTQCESLDYLFQLAVEMHKLGLPWVK from the exons ATGGCTTCCGCGCAAGACCAGGCTGTTGCGCCTGCGAACAACAACGATTACCTTGTGCAGTCGGACGACCCAGAGCACCCGGCAAACCTGATCCCGGAATTGTGCCGCAAGTTCTACAACTGGGGATGGGTGACGGGCACGGGCGGTGGT ACCTCAATTCGCCACGGTGATCATATCTTCATTGCGCCTTCCGGGGTCCAGAAGGAGCTCATGAAGTCGGAGAACATCTTCGTCCTCCAATGGCCCACCAAAAAGTACCCCGCAGAGGAGCGCAACTATATCCGTCGTCCGCTGAAACTGAACCCGTCCGCCTGCACTCCGCTCTTCCTGACGGCGTTTGAACATGGTGCTGGCTGCTGTATTCACACCCACTCGCAATGGGCCGTCCTGGTGACCCTGCTGGTGGAGCGCGAGAAGGGTCCCGATGCCTGCTTCGAGATCAGCACCATTGAGCAGATCAAGGGCATCCCCCGTGGTAAGGGGAAGGGTATGCTGGGATACCACGACACCCTCCGCATTCCCATTATCGAGAACACGGCATTCGAGGAGGATCTGACCAGTGGTCTGGAGGCGGCTATGAACAAGTACCCGGACACCTACGCCGTCCTTGTTCGCCGACATGGAAT CTATGTCTGGGGTGACAATGTCGCCAAGGCGAAGACTCAGTGCGAAAGTCTCGACTATCTCTTCCAGCTGGCCGTCGAGATGCACAAGTTGGGCCTTCCATGGGTCAAGTAG